In a single window of the Heliangelus exortis chromosome 1, bHelExo1.hap1, whole genome shotgun sequence genome:
- the LPCAT3 gene encoding LOW QUALITY PROTEIN: lysophospholipid acyltransferase 5 (The sequence of the model RefSeq protein was modified relative to this genomic sequence to represent the inferred CDS: deleted 2 bases in 1 codon) translates to MGVEGAASGAGAAVVGAAAGFGTKDRPARRPAEKMAVAGSGWGLAQAAEALGSSEQALRLIVSILMGYPFALFQRYFLFQKETYLIHLYNVFTGLSIAYFNFGMQFFHSLVCVLIQFLILRLMGRTITAVFTTFLFQMTYLMAGYYFTATEHYDIKWTMPHCVLTLKLIGLAIDYYDGGKDPEFLTPEQRQFAVRGVPTLLEVSGFSYFYGAFMVGPQFSMVDYQKLARGEMTDVQGQRPNSFVPALKRLSLGLLFLVTYTLSSLYISDEYLISDDYMEKPFWFRCGYILIWGKIILYKYVTCWLVTEGVCILVGLGYNGKDKNGKPLWNACANMKVWLYETTPLFTGTIASFNTNTNAWVARYIFKRLKFLGNKLLSQALALFFLAIWHGLHSGYLVCFQMELLIVIVERQVINLIRDSPPLSSLASITVLRPLFYVLQQTNHWMFMGYSLVPFCLFTWDKWIKVYRSVYFLGHVLYFTLLFVLPYIRRLIVPRKEKLKKAE, encoded by the exons ATGGGCGTGGAGGGGGCTGCGAGCGGTGCGGGGGCCGCGGTGGTTGGTGCCGCTGCCGGGTTCGGG ACGAAGGACCGGCCGGCTCGGCGGCCGGCGGAGAAGATGGCGGTGGCGGGGTCCGgctggggcctggcccaggcgGCCGAGGCCCTGGGCTCGTCGGAGCAGGCGCTGCGCCTCATCGTCTCCATCCTGATGG gatATCCTTTTGCCTTGTTCCAGCGCTATTTCCTCTTCCAGAAGGAGACCTACCTCATTCATCTCTACAATGTGTTCACGGGACTCTCAATTGCTTACTTCAATTTTG GGATGCAGTTCTTTCATTCCCTGGTGTGTGTCCTAATCCAGTTCCTCATACTGAGACTAATGGGTCGCACAATCACTGCAGTCTTCACCACGTTCCTCTTTCAGATG ACATACCTTATGGCTGGATATTACTTCACAGCCACAGAGCATTATGACATCAAGTGGACAATGCCACACTGTGTCTTGACACTCAAGTTGATCG GTCTGGCCATCGATTACTATGATGGAGGAAAAGATCCG GAGTTCCTGACCCCTGAGCAGCGGCAATTTGCTGTCCGTGGAGTTCCTACCTTGCTGGAGGTCTCAGGATTCTCCTATTTCTATGGTGCCTTCATGGTGGGGCCTCAGTTCTCCATGGTAGACTATCAGAAACTGGCAAGGGGTGAGATGACTGACGTTCAAGGCCAGAGACCCAATAG ttttGTGCCTGCTCTCAAGCGCCTGAGTTTGGGTCTCCTGTTTCTAGTAACCTATACCTTGTCAAGCCTCTACATCTCAGATGAATACCTCATCTCAGATGATTATATG GAGAAGCCCTTCTGGTTCCGTTGTGGTTACATATTGATCTGGGGAAAAATTATACTCTACAAATACGTAACCTGCTGGCTTGTTACG GAAGGTGTCTGCATCCTTGTTGGTTTGGGGTACAATGGGAAGGACAAGAATGGAAAGCCTTTATGGAATGCCTGTGCCAACATGAAGGTCTGGCTGTATGAGACAACACCTTTGTTTACAGGGACCATCGCTTCTTTCAACACCAACACCAATGCTTGGGTGGCCCG TTACATCTTCAAGCGCCTGAAGTTCCTGGGTAACAAACTGCTGTCACAGGCACTGGCCCTGTTCTTCCTGGCCATTTGGCACGGGCTGCACTCTGGCTACCTGGTGTGCTTTCAGATGGAGTTGCTTATAGTCATCGTTGAAAGACAG gTCATAAACCTCATTCGGGATAGTCCTCCCCTGAGCTCTTTGGCATCCATCACTGTCTTGCGGCCCCTCTTCTACGTGTTGCAGCAGACCAACCACTGGATGTTTATGGGTTACTCTCTGGTGCCATTTTGCCTTTTTACCTGGGACAAATGGATTAAG GTGTACAGATCCGTTTATTTCCTCGGCCATGTGTTGTACTTCACTTTATTATTTGTGTTGCCTTACATTCGCAGATTAATTGTGCCAcgaaaagaaaagcttaaaaaagcagaataa
- the EMG1 gene encoding ribosomal RNA small subunit methyltransferase NEP1, with protein MAAPRRQRGEKEEEAAEEAAEEAAAQAKRPRGQRRLLVVLEGASLETVKVGKTFELLNCDKHKALLLRNGRDPGEVRPDITHQSLLMLMDSPLNRAGLLQVYIHTQKNVLIEVNPQTRIPRTFDRFCGLMVQLLHKLSVRAADGPQKLLKVIKNPVSDHLPVGCMKIGTSFAVPKVSDLRELVPAAEPVAIVVGAFAHGSVNVDYTEKMISISNYPLSAALTCAKITTAFEEVWGVV; from the exons ATGGCGGCGCCCAGGAGGCAGcgtggggagaaggaggaagaggcgGCTGAAGAGGCGGCTGAAGAGGCTGCGGCGCAGGCCAAGCGGCCCCGCGGGCAGCGGCGGCTCTTGGTGGTGCTGGAAGGGGCGAGTCTGGAGACCGTGAAG GTGGGGAAGACGTTCGAGCTGCTTAACTGCGACAAGCACAAAGCGCTGCTGCTGCGGAACGGCCGGGACCCCGGGGAGGTGCGGCCCGACATCACCCACCAG agtcTCCTGATGCTTATGGACAGCCCCCTGAATCGGGCTGGTCTGCTGCAGGTTTATATCCATACTCAGAAGAATGTTCTAATTGAAGTCAATCCCCAAACCAGAATCCCAAGAACCTTTGATCGATTCTGTGGTCTCATGG TTCAGTTGCTGCATAAGCTCAGCGTTCGAGCAGCTGATGGGCCTCAGAAGTTGCTGAAG GTGATTAAAAATCCAGTCAGTGATCATCTCCCTGTGGGCTGTATGAAGATAGGTACCTCATTTGCAGTGCCAAAGGTGTCAGATCTGCGTGAGCTGgttcctgcagcagagccagttGCCATTGTTGTGGGAGCTTTTGCCCATGGGTCG GTCAATGTTGACTATACAGAAAAGATGATCTCCATCAGCAACTatcccctctctgctgccctgaCATGTGCTAAAATTACTACTGCCTTTGAGGAAGTCTGGGGAGTAGTATGA
- the PHB2 gene encoding prohibitin-2 has product MAQNLKDLAGRLPAGPRGVGTALKLLLGAGALAYGVRESVFIVEGGQRAIFFNRIGGVQQDTILAEGLHFRIPWFQYPIIYDIRARPRKISSPTGSKDLQMVNISLRVLTRPNAAELPSMYQRLGLDYEERVLPSIVNEVLKSVVAKFNASQLITQRAQVNSSEIDLHSGCKETAKLYMENVVRGEG; this is encoded by the exons ATGGCGCAGAACCTGAAGGACCTGGCGGGGCGGCTGCCGGCCGGGCCGCGCGGTGTCGGTACCGCCctcaagctgctgctgggcGCCGGCGCCCTGGCTTACGGCGTCCGCGAGTCCGTCTTTATCG TGGAAGGCGGGCAGCGGGCCATCTTCTTCAACCGCATCGGCGGCGTCCAGCAGGACACCATCCTCGCTGAAGGGCTACACTTCAG GATCCCCTGGTTCCAGTACCCCATCATCTACGACATCCGAGCCCGTCCACGGAAAATCTCCTCCCCCACCGGCTCCAAAG ATTTGCAGATGGTGAACATTTCCTTGCGTGTTCTCACCCGCCCCAATGCCGCAGAGCTGCCCAGCATGTACCAGCGTCTGGGGCTGGACTACGAGGAGCGAGTGCTGCCTTCTATCGTTAATGAAGTTCTAAAGAGTGTAGTAGCCAAGTTTAATGCTTCACAGCTCATCACTCAGAGAGCACAGGTGAATTCTTCTGAAATAGACTTACACTCGGGTTGCAAAGAAACAGCTAAGCTGTATATGGAGAATGTGGTAAGAGGTGAGGGATAA